The following proteins are encoded in a genomic region of Gadus macrocephalus chromosome 19, ASM3116895v1:
- the ccdc82 gene encoding coiled-coil domain-containing protein 82, with product MESLYKRKVFASMRKTKAAESKRKRQIGLPASILDDSDEGSFGSTSSSSGSGDSGSGDSCSSGSEYRGSSAAAESGETGGSSSDDSRAVSRKRKRSFIADKDDSSSSSDTDDPKADGECDVKRKVQPKKRIRLRRPESDSDVDAVAEREQRRKRAAEKKETAAKRKERHGKLLALSRRMKSRTRDARRRGKEGEDGSSDEDEDEDEETTKVVATGNGSA from the exons atgGAGAGTTTGTACAAGCGCAAGGTCTTCGCTTCGATGCGTAAGACCAAGGCGGCAGAGTCCAAACGGAAACGGCAGATCGGTCTTCCCGCCTCCATCCTGGACGACAGCGACGAGGGCTCGTTCGGCAGcacgagcagcagcagcggcagcggcgACAGCGGCAGCGGCGACAGCTGTAGCAGCGGCTCTGAGTATCGCGGCAGCAGCGCGGCGGCAGAGAGCGGCGAGACGGGGGGGTCTTCGAGTGACGATAGTCGCGCAGTCTCGCGTAAGCGTAAGCGCTCCTTTATCGCCGATAAAGACGACAGCTCTTCCAGCAGCGACACCGACGACCCAAAGGCCGATGGCGAATGCGACGTCAAGCGCAAAGTGCAGCCCAAGAAGCGCATCCGCCTGCGCAGGCCCGAGTCCGACTCGGACGTGGACGCGGTAGCGGAGCGGGAACAGAGGCGGAAGCGTGCGGCGGAGAAGAAGGAGACCGCAGCCAAGCGCAAAGAGCGGCACGGAAAACTGCTCGCGCTCTCCAGACGCATGAAGTCACGCACGCGGGACGCCCGTCGCCGAGGCAAG gagggggaggatggatCAAGTGacgaagatgaggatgaggatgaggagacaACAAAGGTGGTCGCTACCGGCAACGGCAGTGCATAG
- the fktn gene encoding fukutin, translating to MPRLNKTGLLAVLVAASSAFLLFQLYYYRQSSNGGNTSRQKDNQWEALRRVMAVARKLALPIFLADPTALSLIGQTGGSAGVGRGCSFLCTGRPVTAFAAIADHWKYDRQAVATAASQKGLEVEQVRGRDPRLLEEGAELSAAQIPLHFLFRSTHGHIVQVVLLYQRSGGYLWHAPLRLAPSADRRLAPPNALPYGRHAGAYRRPDLVLTMLDGLDVQVPRNSSHFLTLRSEADFIECRHKEARAFYQLYPEDGSVEAAEFRRAARSVLSVAARTLDSLNVPFWISSGTCLGWYRQCGFISYSRDVDVGVSIRHYRPDLATAFASAGLPLKHSFGRVEDSLELSFQSPGGGVKLDVFFFYQEESEGVSVVWNGGTQAKSGRKFKYVFPSFKLCWAELAGVRVRVPCTTLDYVRANYGHEAWSSPETAWDWKTSPANVMENGVWPRGDWGQVIQSY from the exons ATGCCACGGCTGAACAAGACCGGCCTCCTCGCGGTCCTGGTAGCGGCGAGCTCCGCCTTCCTGCTCTTCCAACTCTACTACTACCGCCAGTCATCG AATGGAGGAAACACTTCACGGCAGAAAGACAATCAATGG GAAGCGCTGAGGCGTGTGATGGCTGTGGCCCGCAAGCTGGCCCTGCCCATCTTCCTGGCCGACCCAACAGCGctgtctctgattggccagACGGGCGGATCGGCGGGCGTCGGGCGTGGCTGTAGCTTCCTGTGCACCGGGAGGCCGGTCACTGCCTTCGCCGCCATCGCCGACCACTGGAAGTACGAT CGGCAGGCTGTTGCCACGGCAGCCAgtcagaagggcctggaggtggagcaggtgcGCGGCCGTGACCCCCGGCTGCTGGAGGAAGGGGCAGAGCTGTCGGCAGCCCAGATCCCTCTGCACTTCCTGTTCCGCTCAACCCATGGCCACATCGTCCAG GTGGTGTTGCTCTACCAGAGGAGTGGGGGCTATCTGTGGCACGCCCCCCTGCGGTTAGCACCCAGCGCAGACCGCCGCCTGGCCCCACCCAACGCCCTGCCCTACGGACGCCACGCCGGGGCCTATCGCAG gccagATCTGGTGCTAACGATGCTGGATGGACTGGATGTACAGGTTCCACGAAACTCCTCCCACTTCCTGACCCTGCGAAGCGAAGCGGACTTCATAGAGTGCCGCCACAAAGAGGCCCGAGCCTtctaccag ctGTACCCTGAAGACGGCTCTGTGGAGGCGGCAGAGTTCCGGCGGGCGGCTCGCTCCGTGCTGTCGGTCGCCGCCCGGACCCTGGACTCCCTTAACGTCCCCTTCTGGATCAGCAGCGGGACCTGCCTCG gatGGTACCGTCAGTGTGGGTTCATCTCATACAGTCGTGATGTTGACGTGGGCGTGTCCATCCGTCACTACCGCCCCGACCTAGCCACCGCCTTTGCTAGCGCCGGCCTGCCCCTCAAACACAGCTTTGGCAGG GTAGAGGACAGTCTGGAGCTGTCCTTCCAGTCTCCGGGGGGCGGTGTGAAGCTGgacgtcttcttcttctaccaggaggagagcgagggagtgagCGTCGTCTGGAACGGCGGCACGCAGGCCAAGAGCGGCAGGAAGTTCAA gTATGTGTTTCCTAGTTTTAAACTCTGCTGGGCGGAGCTGgcgggcgtgcgtgtgcgtgttccgTGCACGACCCTGGACTATGTGCGCGCCAACTACGGGCACGAGGCGTGGTCGTCCCCGGAGACCGCCTGGGACTGGAAGACCTCGCCCGCCAACGTGATGGAGAACGGAGTCTGGCCCCGGGGGGACTGGGGCCAGGTCATCCAGTCCTACTGA